From Streptomyces sp. CMB-StM0423, a single genomic window includes:
- a CDS encoding DUF742 domain-containing protein: MKEADHEWHDDGPERLYVITGGRSGTAAQGALDLVTLVISRTQPAPGMQPERAAIVRLCRAPLSVAELTAYLRLPFSAVAVLVADLMAEGAVETRSTVPPVADLRLLEEVMDGLEQL; encoded by the coding sequence ATGAAGGAAGCGGACCACGAGTGGCACGACGACGGTCCCGAACGGCTTTACGTCATCACCGGCGGGCGCAGCGGTACCGCCGCCCAGGGTGCACTCGACCTGGTCACGCTCGTCATCTCCCGGACGCAGCCGGCGCCCGGGATGCAGCCCGAGCGCGCGGCCATCGTCCGGCTGTGCCGCGCGCCGCTTTCCGTCGCCGAGCTGACCGCCTATCTGCGCCTGCCCTTCAGCGCGGTGGCGGTGCTCGTCGCGGACCTGATGGCGGAGGGCGCGGTCGAGACCCGCTCCACCGTCCCGCCCGTGGCAGACCTGCGACTCCTCGAGGAAGTAATGGATGGACTCGAACAGCTTTGA
- a CDS encoding roadblock/LC7 domain-containing protein, with translation MDWMLRDLAESVPETRHVVVLSSDGLRMAQHGTEPDTADRLAAACAGLQSLAKSIAGVFPDSNGKMRMLVIEVSGGFFYLMAAGAGAYLAVAADEGVDAGLMGQRMRDLVARIGAHLTSPPRSDGQAI, from the coding sequence ATGGACTGGATGCTCCGGGATCTGGCCGAGAGCGTCCCCGAGACCCGGCACGTCGTGGTCCTGTCCTCCGACGGGCTGCGGATGGCCCAGCACGGCACCGAGCCGGACACGGCCGACCGGCTCGCGGCCGCCTGCGCCGGGCTGCAGAGCCTGGCGAAGTCGATCGCCGGCGTCTTCCCGGACAGCAACGGCAAGATGCGGATGCTGGTCATCGAGGTCAGCGGCGGATTCTTCTATCTCATGGCCGCGGGTGCCGGAGCCTATCTGGCGGTCGCGGCCGACGAAGGAGTCGACGCGGGCCTCATGGGCCAGCGCATGCGCGATCTCGTCGCACGCATCGGGGCCCATCTGACAAGCCCACCGCGGAGCGACGGACAGGCCATATGA
- a CDS encoding sensor histidine kinase translates to MDPAGPATGGRRTGFVRWWLIPTAVVVVSTAIALLLVSADARTPVAVCGAVATLVVAFAAAEAERRGRAAGAPSAAQADHEAAWERRLAAQEAEMIRLAGLLPQAVARLQRGEYAEDVLAGIEAEKSLTPQVRAAHAAALRSVVEAVQNAEDLRVSAERGFVNIARRVQAIIHQQARSLREMEDRHGRRHEFFADLLKLDHGTALVGRLADSIAVLGGDRPGRQWGKAIALYSVLRGGMSRIIDYQRVELHPVAEVAVVGSAVEPLIHAVAELLDNATRYSPPHAKVHLSATEVQSGVAIEIEDGGVGLSEEARERAEHMLAEAQAGIDLNDLGETPRLGLAVVGRLAQTYDFRVSLRPSAYGGVRAVLVVPQVLLTTTPATGTAHGIGATSGPRPLRNPTPPPAGIEGSADARAGLKRSRDRVRQAGPQPSPPAHAEPVAGSLPQRRRRTPVVPPAAPAAGGQVSGRRTATAYPAGTENGAAESRGVEPGLWLGDFTRGLEGEPQAGDAGAAAEPQEPGRTARGEDEAAGSIRPERSARLRHGDGAPDPSNPSSGEED, encoded by the coding sequence ATGGATCCAGCGGGACCCGCCACCGGCGGCCGGCGGACGGGATTCGTCCGCTGGTGGCTGATACCCACCGCCGTCGTGGTCGTGAGCACGGCCATCGCCCTGCTGCTCGTCTCCGCCGACGCGCGTACGCCCGTCGCCGTGTGCGGCGCGGTCGCCACCCTCGTGGTCGCGTTCGCCGCCGCCGAGGCCGAGCGCCGCGGGCGGGCCGCCGGCGCGCCGTCCGCGGCACAAGCTGACCACGAGGCCGCGTGGGAGCGCCGGCTCGCCGCCCAGGAAGCCGAGATGATCCGGCTCGCGGGCCTGCTGCCACAGGCCGTCGCGCGGCTGCAGCGGGGCGAGTACGCCGAGGACGTGCTTGCCGGCATAGAGGCGGAGAAGTCCCTGACCCCGCAGGTGCGCGCCGCCCACGCGGCCGCGCTGCGCTCCGTCGTCGAGGCCGTGCAGAACGCCGAGGATCTGCGCGTCTCCGCCGAGCGCGGCTTCGTCAACATCGCCCGCCGGGTGCAGGCCATCATCCACCAGCAGGCGCGCAGCCTGCGGGAGATGGAGGACCGGCACGGCCGGCGGCACGAGTTCTTCGCCGACCTGCTCAAGCTCGACCACGGCACCGCCCTGGTCGGCCGGCTCGCCGACAGCATCGCCGTGCTCGGCGGCGACCGCCCGGGACGCCAGTGGGGCAAGGCCATCGCGCTCTACAGCGTGCTGCGCGGTGGCATGTCCCGGATCATCGACTACCAGCGGGTCGAACTGCACCCCGTGGCCGAGGTCGCCGTCGTCGGCTCCGCCGTCGAGCCGCTGATCCACGCCGTCGCCGAACTCCTCGACAACGCCACCCGCTACTCGCCGCCGCACGCCAAGGTCCATCTCTCGGCCACCGAGGTGCAGTCGGGCGTCGCCATCGAGATCGAGGACGGCGGCGTGGGCCTCAGCGAAGAGGCGCGCGAGCGCGCCGAGCACATGCTCGCCGAGGCCCAGGCCGGCATCGACCTCAACGACCTCGGCGAGACCCCGCGGCTCGGGCTCGCGGTCGTCGGCCGGCTGGCGCAGACGTACGACTTCCGCGTCTCGCTGCGCCCGTCCGCGTACGGCGGCGTCCGCGCGGTGCTCGTCGTGCCGCAGGTCCTGCTCACCACCACGCCCGCCACCGGCACCGCCCACGGCATCGGCGCCACCTCGGGACCGCGCCCGCTGCGCAACCCCACCCCGCCGCCGGCCGGGATCGAGGGCAGCGCCGACGCACGCGCGGGCCTCAAGCGCAGCCGGGACCGGGTGCGGCAGGCCGGCCCGCAGCCCTCGCCGCCCGCGCACGCGGAGCCGGTCGCCGGCAGCCTGCCGCAGCGCCGCCGCCGTACCCCGGTCGTGCCGCCCGCCGCCCCGGCGGCCGGCGGGCAGGTGTCCGGACGACGTACGGCCACCGCGTACCCGGCCGGGACCGAGAACGGCGCCGCGGAGAGCCGCGGCGTGGAACCGGGCCTGTGGCTCGGCGACTTCACCCGCGGCCTGGAAGGCGAGCCGCAGGCCGGCGACGCGGGCGCGGCCGCGGAGCCGCAGGAGCCGGGCAGAACCGCCCGCGGCGAGGACGAGGCGGCCGGGTCGATACGCCCGGAACGCTCCGCCCGCCTCCGGCACGGCGACGGAGCACCGGATCCGTCGAATCCATCATCGGGCGAGGAGGACTGA
- a CDS encoding phosphoribosyltransferase — MRFHDRSEAGRALARRLRDDRPEAGAAPAAGAPRGAVVLALPRGGVPVAYEVARALGAPLDVLLVRKIGHPRHPEYGLGAVAGDAPPLYDPDALAGSGLTERDLAATARREGAELRRRESLYRGGRPAPSLAGRWAVVVDDGLATGATARAALRAARAAGPARLTLAVPVASPGGLRAVRGEADDVTCLYAPADFGAVGLWYDEFEQLTDADVLELLGTG, encoded by the coding sequence ATGCGCTTCCACGACCGTAGCGAGGCGGGCCGCGCGCTCGCCCGGCGGCTGCGGGACGACCGGCCCGAGGCCGGCGCCGCGCCCGCCGCCGGCGCCCCGCGCGGCGCCGTGGTGCTCGCGCTGCCGCGCGGCGGCGTGCCCGTCGCGTACGAGGTCGCCCGCGCCCTCGGCGCCCCGCTCGACGTGCTCCTCGTGCGCAAGATCGGCCATCCCCGCCACCCCGAGTACGGCCTCGGCGCGGTGGCGGGCGACGCCCCGCCGCTCTACGACCCCGACGCGCTCGCCGGGTCCGGGCTCACCGAGCGTGACCTCGCGGCGACCGCCCGCCGGGAGGGCGCCGAGCTGCGCCGCCGCGAATCGCTCTACCGGGGCGGCCGGCCCGCACCCTCGCTCGCCGGCCGCTGGGCCGTCGTCGTGGACGACGGGCTGGCCACCGGTGCGACCGCCCGCGCGGCGCTGCGCGCGGCGCGGGCGGCGGGGCCCGCGCGGCTCACCCTGGCGGTGCCCGTGGCGTCGCCCGGCGGGCTCAGGGCCGTACGCGGTGAGGCGGACGACGTGACGTGCCTCTATGCGCCGGCGGACTTCGGCGCGGTCGGACTCTGGTACGACGAGTTCGAGCAGCTAACGGATGCCGATGTGCTCGAACTGCTCGGTACTGGCTGA